AACGTGGGCCACGATCGCGACGTTGCGCAGGTCACTGCGCGATGCAGTGGCTACCGCAGTGTTGGTGGTGGTTTCAGACATGCGTTATTGCTCGATTCAGTGGTGAAGTCAGCTGTTGTATCGCGACATTTCCAACCGGAACGCACGACGGATGAGTCCCTTTGGCACAGGGCACCTTCATCCATTCTAGACGCTAGGGCATTTATTGGCCTAAAAACGGGACGGCCGGCGGAGCACACCCGGGTGCCATCTGGCGAGAAACACGCCAGACACGTGAGCAATGTCACTTGGTTTCCGGCCAGGCATGCCCCATGATGGCTGTGATAACAGCACGCCAGCCCGGAGACATCAATGCGCAACCCCTCGGCCCGGTACCGCTTCGTCGCACCGATGATCGCCGCAGGCGTACTCTTGGGCGGCTGCGGCCAAAGCCCGATCCAGTCCACTGCCGCGCCCGCGCCCAGCGTTAATGCCGGGCAGGACGTCCGTGGCAAGACCGTCCGCGTCCCCGCCGGCGCCCCGGGCGAGCCCGTCGCCGCGGGTCTGGGCGCGAAGTCCCAGTTCGTCACGGGGCCGGATCCCGAAACGCTGCCGGAGGGATCGCTTTACCGCAATCCCGCTAATGGCCGTGACGAGGCGATCGTTGCGGACATCCGGCACACCGCCGTGCTGATCGGTGACTCACAGTCCGAACCCCTCACCGCATGGACGCGCCAGGGCCTGGGCAACGCCGGCTACGGCGTGTTCTTCTGCGGCCTCGGCGGCACCGGGTTCGTCGCGGCGAACGGCAAGACCGGCAATTACATCGACGCCCTGCAGCGCGGCGACTGGAAACTTCCCTACGGGTCCCCGCCGCTGGTGGTCATCCAGGGCGGCGGCAACGACGCCACCCGTGGGGCCACC
The nucleotide sequence above comes from Arthrobacter sp. KBS0702. Encoded proteins:
- a CDS encoding SGNH/GDSL hydrolase family protein; this encodes MRNPSARYRFVAPMIAAGVLLGGCGQSPIQSTAAPAPSVNAGQDVRGKTVRVPAGAPGEPVAAGLGAKSQFVTGPDPETLPEGSLYRNPANGRDEAIVADIRHTAVLIGDSQSEPLTAWTRQGLGNAGYGVFFCGLGGTGFVAANGKTGNYIDALQRGDWKLPYGSPPLVVIQGGGNDATRGATDAQIVANAERLIATLRQRYPGSKLLMIGTLARGANYGGGRRTQVDALLGTIAAKQEIPFVSVGDWLSRYNLTRLLADGTHMSAEGNDALGVLLGQRLEEMGIQADDTATVR